A genomic segment from Lignipirellula cremea encodes:
- a CDS encoding NHL repeat-containing protein — protein sequence MLLSLARSFRFVMSLAVLWLAPACWSSPVSGQAPHTLTTISPEQIDPAATAVWVDGKTTALDPDQRETNPLWVLWTSSPKLHPGHNGMAFGAGKLPGPRHLRIGLKEPATIGSVLVKGGGAVSVLRPTATAPGDLADDTQWLPASRLGVSGIHRDEAGRDDLAIWVLPPGTKSQAIRFTHLAAPADSVYEGYLGGVLIAPQRWANLAPMAAPAAESNHRYADRIINGKSDQWNTWENLSQSDAEESPRPEISAEHPEWILLTWPSPVNLDRLLAVWSGFAVAKVQAYVGPADRHPRDASDADWQTVGDFQDLENGYPTPFWPNALPFASIVRTRAIRLQVTAVTVPRHPHVMRRTAEGKRIWLGELMACVDLGQEPLNELPLPAPDRSLQDEPHAPIAVRFELPEPGFVTLVIEDSTGKRIRNLVSETPFPAGLNVAWWDGADDLGRDVEAADHGLFNIPARLVTPGKYRARGLWRKKVEAVYEFPVYSSGSPPWSTADHTGAWLANHSPPSAAVFVPAKFSPTGAPSVFLGSYVTEGPDGFAWVDLNGVKRGGLKWIGGNWTAAPYLGRDTGPQAPVETAAYVASVWPIEKGSNISELRITALQHKNDGKLTPTPVLVQKLPAAGESGDRFEQIGGVAAYNGQIVCSLREQNQLLWIDAAGKTLGQQKLDDPRGLCFDSSGRLLVLSGTTLVRFALADPAADNPIAAGPPETLIADGLEDPFGLTLDASGSIYISDQGASHQVKVYDSRGKLVRLVGRRGLPAAGDYDPLHMNHPAGLAVDSEGQLWVAEHDYLPKRVSVWSPEGKLIRAFYGPGKYGGGGSLDSQDRTRFCYADEGRGALEFQLNWEQGTSQLSRVLYRSSSRFPLPFRAAAPETPLYRSGQRYLTNCYNTNPTGGHNTAFLFHDRDGVAQPAAAMGRANDWPILKTEPFLNLWPEGADPQGDPNRNNGANQAFFIWSDANADAQVQPDEVMLEHLSSGGVTVMADLSFCIANCGGQSLRIPPQRFTPTGVPLYQFADRQVLADEVQRPGSSGGNQVLADDSDEAVVTLGVGPFHQQSLSGVKDGHPAWSYPSPWPGLHASHRAAQPDRPGQVIGSTRLLGGFFEPAGAETEPLWAINGNMGNFYIFTRDGLFVATMFEDSRQGKSWKMPIAQRGMSLAGITLHDENFWPSITRSSDGKVYAVDGSRGSLVRLKGLESLRSIHPFPVEVTPDHLAEAQTFVLAREAQRQASFGKGTLHAVVQGDRPAGEEGLQVDGLSQDWNAAEWVDIDKRGVAANFNANSKPFNVRGALAVRGDRLFAAWSTTQPDLLRNSGELPVALFKTGGALDLMLATDPAADPQRREPAQGDLRLLVTQVDKETKALLYRPVSPNAQGEKVPFSSPWRTITFDQVKDVSDQVQLATDGKGFYEISVPLALLGLAPQAGSSTKGDIGVLRGNGSETTARSYWSNKATGITADVPSEAALTPHLWGAIHWQVP from the coding sequence ATGCTCCTTTCTCTTGCTCGCAGTTTCCGTTTCGTCATGTCGCTGGCGGTTCTGTGGCTGGCGCCCGCGTGCTGGTCGTCGCCCGTTTCTGGTCAGGCTCCGCATACCTTGACGACGATCTCTCCCGAGCAGATCGACCCTGCCGCGACGGCCGTCTGGGTCGACGGCAAAACGACGGCGCTCGATCCTGACCAGCGCGAGACCAACCCGCTGTGGGTGCTCTGGACTAGCTCTCCGAAACTGCATCCGGGCCACAATGGCATGGCGTTTGGCGCTGGGAAATTGCCGGGTCCGCGGCATTTGCGGATCGGCCTGAAAGAGCCGGCGACGATCGGTTCCGTGCTGGTCAAGGGCGGCGGAGCCGTGAGCGTGCTGCGTCCCACGGCCACCGCGCCAGGCGATCTGGCGGATGACACGCAGTGGCTGCCGGCGTCCCGCCTGGGCGTGTCGGGCATCCATCGGGACGAAGCGGGTCGGGACGATCTGGCGATCTGGGTGCTGCCGCCCGGTACGAAAAGCCAGGCGATCCGTTTCACCCATCTGGCCGCCCCGGCCGACTCCGTTTACGAAGGCTACCTGGGCGGCGTGCTGATCGCCCCGCAGCGCTGGGCCAACCTGGCTCCGATGGCCGCGCCCGCTGCTGAATCGAATCATCGTTACGCCGATCGGATCATCAATGGCAAGTCCGATCAATGGAACACCTGGGAGAATCTCAGCCAGTCCGACGCGGAGGAATCGCCGCGGCCGGAGATCTCGGCCGAACACCCGGAATGGATCCTGCTCACCTGGCCGTCGCCCGTCAATCTGGACCGTCTGCTCGCCGTGTGGAGCGGTTTCGCCGTCGCTAAGGTACAGGCGTACGTCGGTCCGGCCGATCGTCATCCGCGCGATGCGTCCGACGCCGACTGGCAGACCGTCGGCGACTTCCAGGATCTGGAAAACGGCTACCCGACGCCGTTCTGGCCGAATGCTCTCCCCTTTGCCAGCATCGTCCGCACCCGCGCCATCCGTCTGCAGGTAACGGCAGTGACCGTACCGCGTCACCCGCACGTCATGCGTCGCACGGCGGAAGGGAAACGGATCTGGCTGGGCGAACTGATGGCCTGCGTCGACCTGGGACAGGAGCCCCTGAACGAGCTTCCCTTGCCGGCGCCGGATCGCTCGCTGCAGGACGAACCGCACGCCCCGATTGCCGTCCGGTTTGAGCTGCCCGAACCAGGCTTTGTCACGCTTGTGATTGAGGACAGCACGGGAAAGCGGATTCGCAACCTGGTCTCCGAAACGCCGTTCCCTGCCGGCCTCAATGTTGCCTGGTGGGACGGCGCCGACGACCTGGGCCGCGATGTGGAAGCGGCCGACCATGGCCTGTTCAACATTCCCGCACGACTCGTGACGCCCGGCAAATATCGGGCTCGCGGTTTGTGGCGGAAAAAGGTCGAAGCGGTCTACGAGTTCCCCGTGTACAGTTCCGGCAGCCCGCCCTGGAGTACAGCCGACCACACCGGCGCCTGGCTGGCGAACCATTCGCCGCCGTCGGCCGCGGTGTTTGTGCCAGCGAAATTCTCGCCGACCGGGGCGCCGAGCGTCTTTCTGGGAAGCTACGTCACCGAGGGGCCCGACGGTTTCGCCTGGGTCGATCTCAACGGCGTCAAACGGGGCGGCCTGAAATGGATCGGCGGCAACTGGACCGCCGCGCCGTACCTGGGACGCGATACGGGCCCCCAGGCGCCGGTCGAAACGGCCGCCTATGTCGCCTCCGTCTGGCCGATCGAAAAAGGCTCGAACATCAGCGAGCTGCGTATCACAGCGCTCCAGCACAAGAACGACGGCAAGCTCACCCCCACGCCGGTCCTGGTGCAGAAGCTCCCGGCCGCTGGCGAGTCAGGCGACCGCTTTGAGCAGATCGGCGGCGTCGCTGCTTACAACGGCCAGATCGTCTGCAGCCTGCGGGAACAGAACCAACTGCTCTGGATCGACGCCGCCGGCAAAACGCTGGGACAGCAGAAACTTGACGATCCCCGCGGCCTCTGCTTTGACTCCTCCGGGCGACTGCTGGTGCTCTCCGGGACGACTCTGGTGCGGTTCGCCCTGGCCGATCCGGCCGCCGATAATCCAATCGCCGCCGGCCCCCCGGAAACGCTCATCGCCGACGGCCTTGAGGATCCGTTCGGCCTGACACTCGACGCTTCCGGTTCGATCTACATCAGTGATCAAGGCGCCAGCCACCAGGTCAAAGTCTACGACTCGCGGGGGAAGCTGGTCCGGCTGGTCGGTCGCCGGGGCTTGCCGGCGGCCGGCGACTATGACCCGTTGCACATGAACCATCCGGCCGGGCTGGCGGTCGATTCGGAGGGACAGCTGTGGGTCGCCGAACATGATTACCTGCCCAAGCGGGTCAGCGTCTGGTCGCCTGAAGGGAAGTTGATTCGAGCCTTCTATGGCCCCGGCAAGTATGGCGGCGGCGGATCGCTTGACTCGCAGGACCGGACACGCTTCTGTTATGCCGATGAGGGCCGCGGCGCCCTGGAGTTCCAGCTGAACTGGGAACAGGGGACGTCGCAGCTGTCCCGCGTGCTATATCGCTCGTCGAGCCGCTTCCCGCTGCCGTTCCGTGCGGCCGCGCCAGAGACGCCCTTGTATCGCTCCGGCCAGCGTTATTTGACCAACTGCTACAACACCAATCCGACCGGCGGACATAACACGGCATTCCTGTTCCACGATCGTGACGGCGTGGCCCAGCCAGCCGCCGCCATGGGCCGCGCCAATGACTGGCCGATCCTCAAAACAGAACCGTTCCTGAACCTCTGGCCCGAAGGCGCCGATCCGCAAGGGGACCCCAACCGGAATAACGGAGCGAACCAGGCGTTCTTTATCTGGTCCGACGCGAACGCCGACGCCCAGGTGCAACCAGACGAGGTGATGCTCGAACACCTTTCATCGGGCGGCGTGACGGTGATGGCCGATCTTTCGTTCTGCATCGCCAACTGCGGCGGGCAGTCGTTGCGGATTCCGCCGCAGCGGTTCACGCCGACGGGGGTCCCCCTTTATCAATTTGCCGATCGCCAGGTGCTGGCGGACGAAGTGCAGCGCCCCGGTTCCTCCGGCGGCAACCAGGTGCTGGCGGATGACAGCGACGAAGCCGTGGTCACCCTGGGCGTTGGACCTTTCCATCAGCAATCGCTGTCGGGCGTGAAAGACGGCCATCCGGCCTGGAGCTACCCTAGCCCCTGGCCGGGCTTGCATGCTTCGCACCGGGCGGCCCAGCCGGATCGACCGGGACAGGTCATCGGCAGCACCCGCCTGCTCGGCGGTTTCTTCGAGCCGGCCGGCGCCGAAACGGAACCGCTGTGGGCCATCAACGGCAACATGGGGAACTTCTATATCTTCACTCGGGACGGCCTGTTCGTCGCCACGATGTTTGAAGATTCGCGTCAGGGGAAGTCCTGGAAAATGCCGATCGCCCAGCGTGGCATGAGCCTGGCCGGAATCACCTTGCACGATGAAAATTTTTGGCCTTCGATTACCCGCAGCTCCGACGGCAAGGTGTACGCGGTGGACGGCTCCCGCGGCAGTCTGGTGCGGCTCAAAGGGCTGGAGTCGTTACGGTCGATTCATCCGTTCCCGGTTGAAGTCACGCCCGATCATTTGGCCGAAGCGCAAACTTTTGTACTCGCCCGCGAGGCCCAGCGGCAGGCGTCCTTCGGCAAAGGGACGTTGCATGCCGTGGTGCAAGGCGATCGCCCAGCGGGCGAAGAGGGTCTGCAGGTCGACGGTCTTTCCCAGGACTGGAACGCGGCCGAGTGGGTCGATATCGACAAGCGGGGCGTGGCGGCAAACTTCAACGCCAACTCCAAACCGTTTAACGTCCGTGGAGCGCTGGCCGTACGGGGCGATCGACTGTTCGCCGCCTGGAGCACCACGCAGCCCGACCTGCTACGCAACTCGGGCGAGCTGCCCGTCGCCTTGTTCAAAACGGGCGGCGCCCTGGACCTGATGCTGGCGACCGATCCAGCCGCCGATCCGCAACGCAGGGAGCCGGCCCAGGGTGATCTGCGTCTGCTTGTCACCCAGGTCGACAAAGAAACGAAGGCTCTGCTGTATCGACCGGTGTCGCCCAACGCCCAGGGCGAGAAAGTTCCGTTCAGCTCGCCCTGGCGGACGATCACCTTCGACCAGGTGAAAGATGTCAGCGACCAGGTGCAGCTGGCGACCGATGGCAAAGGCTTTTACGAAATCTCCGTGCCGCTTGCGCTGCTTGGCCTGGCCCCGCAGGCGGGGTCCTCCACCAAAGGGGATATCGGCGTGCTCCGCGGGAACGGTTCCGAAACAACAGCCCGTTCCTACTGGAGCAACAAAGCGACCGGCATCACGGCCGACGTCCCGTCGGAAGCCGCCCTCACCCCGCACCTGTGGGGCGCCATCCATTGGCAGGTCCCTTAA
- a CDS encoding macro domain-containing protein: MPVWQMIHGDLLDLEADGLLCSANPQRNLSGGVGGAFLLRYGPAMQTYLHDERGQREPPYVGPGQAVVAPGCGSPCLAVAHAVAIDAFYNTTTDSIAAKPFDLLVTVFPDRR, encoded by the coding sequence ATGCCCGTCTGGCAAATGATCCACGGCGATCTGCTCGACCTTGAGGCCGATGGATTGCTCTGCTCGGCGAACCCGCAACGGAACCTGTCGGGCGGCGTTGGTGGAGCGTTTCTGCTGCGCTACGGCCCGGCGATGCAGACGTACCTGCACGACGAACGGGGCCAGCGGGAACCTCCGTACGTGGGGCCCGGTCAGGCGGTCGTCGCGCCAGGGTGCGGCTCGCCCTGCCTGGCGGTCGCTCATGCGGTGGCGATCGACGCTTTCTACAACACGACTACCGATTCGATCGCAGCAAAACCGTTCGACCTGTTGGTTACGGTTTTTCCGGATCGCCGTTAG